One genomic segment of Paenibacillus durus includes these proteins:
- a CDS encoding hydroxymethylglutaryl-CoA synthase family protein, with the protein MSVGIESINLYAGPSFIPVRTIFEERGLDLERFNNLMMVNKSMGLPCEDTVTNAVNAAKPIVDQLSAEDKGRIELVITASESGLDFGKSLSTYIHDYLGLNRNCRLFELKQACYGGTAALHMAASFIASGASPGAKALVIASDVARAAAKKTYAEVSQAVGAVAMLVSDKPDILELDWGATGYYGYEVMDTCRPLPEIETGDPDLSLLSYLDCLENSYKNYTERVDEADFRETFDYLVFHTPFAGMVKGGHRKMMRDLYRLKPDLIEADFARRVSPSIQHCVQVGNIYSATVYMALCSLLDNGEINNVKRLGIFSYGSGCSSEFYSGIVTPDSKRKIKQMNIQQQLSRRYPLNMDEYDRLLDLNLEWIFGVQNKTVDVAPFSAMYEHYFEGRNMLVLDKVTEFHREYRFS; encoded by the coding sequence GTGAGCGTAGGGATTGAGTCGATAAATTTATATGCCGGACCTTCTTTCATACCTGTTAGAACTATTTTTGAAGAAAGAGGTCTGGATCTGGAACGTTTCAATAATCTGATGATGGTCAACAAATCCATGGGGCTTCCTTGTGAAGATACGGTTACCAACGCGGTTAACGCGGCCAAGCCCATTGTTGATCAATTATCGGCAGAGGATAAAGGCCGGATCGAACTCGTCATTACGGCCAGTGAGTCCGGTCTTGATTTCGGCAAATCTCTGAGTACGTATATTCATGATTATTTGGGCCTGAACCGGAACTGCCGCTTATTTGAGCTGAAGCAGGCCTGTTATGGAGGTACAGCGGCTCTGCACATGGCAGCAAGTTTCATCGCATCCGGCGCTTCTCCGGGCGCCAAAGCTCTTGTAATTGCAAGCGACGTTGCCCGCGCAGCCGCCAAGAAAACCTATGCGGAAGTGTCACAAGCCGTGGGCGCAGTAGCGATGCTGGTCAGCGACAAGCCGGACATCCTGGAGCTCGACTGGGGAGCAACCGGCTACTATGGTTATGAGGTCATGGATACCTGCAGACCATTGCCGGAAATAGAGACCGGGGACCCTGATTTGTCGCTGCTCTCCTATCTGGATTGTCTGGAAAATAGCTATAAGAATTATACAGAGAGAGTAGACGAAGCGGATTTTCGTGAAACCTTTGACTATCTGGTATTCCATACTCCCTTTGCCGGAATGGTTAAAGGCGGTCACCGGAAGATGATGCGGGACTTATACCGGCTCAAGCCGGATTTGATTGAAGCGGACTTTGCCAGACGTGTAAGTCCATCCATTCAGCATTGCGTGCAGGTAGGGAATATCTATTCCGCTACTGTGTATATGGCTCTCTGCAGTCTGCTGGACAATGGTGAGATTAACAATGTGAAGCGCCTGGGCATATTCTCATACGGTTCGGGTTGCTCTTCTGAATTTTACAGCGGTATCGTCACGCCGGATTCCAAGCGGAAGATCAAGCAAATGAACATCCAGCAGCAGTTGTCCAGACGTTATCCTCTGAACATGGATGAATATGACCGTCTGCTGGATTTGAATCTGGAATGGATCTTTGGAGTACAGAACAAGACGGTCGATGTGGCTCCGTTCTCCGCAATGTATGAGCATTATTTTGAAGGCCGGAATATGCTTGTGCTGGACAAAGTTACGGAATTCCACCGTGAATACCGCTTTAGCTAA
- a CDS encoding ABC transporter ATP-binding protein, with the protein MIVIKNVIKNYRLGETDIKALRGVNLKIDKGDFSTIAGASGSGKSTLLNLIGCLDRPTSGEIWIGGTQVNNLTEHQLDQLRLRTIGFIFQSFNLIPVLNVYENVELPLLIMKEVSASERKKRVNHFIEAVGLKDFGQRKPSELSGGQRQRVAVARALVTKPQLVLADEPTANLDSKVAIEIIDLMKHIRSTENTTFVFSTHDPKIMERADKILRIEDGVIIGGKGD; encoded by the coding sequence TTGATTGTAATTAAAAATGTGATCAAAAACTACCGCTTGGGTGAGACGGATATCAAAGCTTTACGCGGGGTCAATCTGAAAATAGACAAGGGTGATTTTTCAACCATAGCCGGAGCCTCCGGCAGCGGGAAATCAACTTTATTAAATCTGATTGGCTGTCTGGACCGGCCTACCAGCGGGGAGATATGGATTGGCGGCACTCAGGTCAATAACTTGACGGAACACCAGTTGGATCAACTGCGTTTAAGAACAATCGGCTTCATCTTTCAGAGCTTTAATCTGATCCCTGTCCTGAATGTATATGAGAATGTAGAATTGCCGCTGCTCATTATGAAGGAAGTCAGTGCTTCAGAGCGTAAGAAGAGAGTTAATCACTTCATCGAAGCTGTGGGCTTGAAAGACTTTGGCCAAAGAAAGCCTTCAGAACTGTCGGGAGGCCAAAGGCAGCGTGTAGCGGTCGCCAGAGCGCTTGTGACGAAGCCGCAGCTAGTGCTGGCGGACGAACCGACAGCCAATCTCGATTCCAAGGTGGCTATCGAAATCATTGATCTGATGAAGCATATCCGCAGCACGGAGAACACGACCTTTGTATTCTCCACCCATGATCCCAAAATCATGGAGAGAGCAGATAAAATACTCCGCATTGAAGACGGCGTAATTATCGGCGGGAAGGGAGACTGA
- a CDS encoding 4'-phosphopantetheinyl transferase family protein, whose protein sequence is MDDRIYNACLVITDFADISGKDAENTLHPQELSYYRQLTFPKKAQSYLIGRYAAKYAISSLLGNINVKYIRIENGFFGQPMIVGYPLERGVQVSISHSGLLGAAISFFEDCPTGVDIEVVNAANSSLLYKTISVREQELLVLLPIAQEVSLTLLWTAKEALSKAIRTGFTLDLEILEVKQIIVADSGYEVNFSHFPHFRVISHHYNDYIFSIAFPYKKDCEYSLTGWNDEKLMVIEGKGGGFV, encoded by the coding sequence TTGGATGACCGTATATACAATGCTTGCTTGGTAATCACCGATTTCGCAGATATTTCGGGCAAGGACGCTGAGAATACATTGCATCCTCAAGAACTTAGCTATTATCGGCAGCTCACTTTTCCCAAAAAGGCGCAAAGCTATCTCATTGGCAGATATGCAGCCAAGTATGCGATATCCTCGCTCTTAGGAAACATAAATGTGAAATACATCAGAATAGAAAATGGATTCTTCGGACAACCGATGATCGTCGGCTATCCGCTAGAAAGAGGTGTGCAGGTCTCGATAAGCCATTCAGGCTTACTGGGAGCTGCCATTTCTTTTTTTGAGGACTGTCCCACCGGGGTTGATATCGAAGTTGTCAATGCTGCGAACTCGTCATTACTGTATAAGACGATTTCTGTTAGGGAACAAGAGTTGCTTGTTCTGCTGCCTATAGCACAGGAAGTCAGTTTAACCCTACTGTGGACAGCCAAGGAAGCATTGTCGAAAGCTATCCGGACTGGATTTACTTTGGACCTTGAAATATTGGAGGTTAAACAGATTATCGTCGCAGACAGTGGCTATGAAGTGAACTTTAGCCATTTCCCGCATTTTCGAGTAATTTCTCATCACTATAACGACTATATCTTTTCTATAGCATTTCCTTATAAGAAAGATTGCGAGTATTCATTGACAGGATGGAACGATGAGAAGTTAATGGTAATAGAAGGTAAGGGGGGCGGTTTTGTTTGA
- a CDS encoding beta-ketoacyl synthase N-terminal-like domain-containing protein, translating into MNLVHSGVKVAVTGMGIVSSIGHGIEAFTESLKQGNSGAAKLVLPALPDFPVQVGALLGEFNVDFASYEPDSGRLVSQAKKGFNRMSKSMKTTIIAAMEAWRMAELQQKEMEPGRIGIIVAGSNLTTAVLYDNVDKFRHSPEYTSPNLILQQMDTNYVGVLSEIFGIRGEGFTVGGASASGNMAIIQAERLIRHGYIDACLVAGPMADLTPMELYGYFNMGALGGRSFTENPVAASRPFDPSHEGFIYGQASGCLLLESREHAEKRGVAVWAEIAGTASQLDGNRSSDPSTDGEAQVMERCILQARKSIGEIQYINTHGTSTPLGDRTELAAIRQVFQEETSMIWLNSTKCLTGHCLYSAGIVEAIATVQQMVHGFLHPNINLEQPIDERFRFTGKTAEQYQVEAALSNSFGFGGVNSSILFTRG; encoded by the coding sequence GTGAATCTCGTTCATAGCGGAGTGAAGGTTGCTGTAACTGGAATGGGAATTGTCAGTTCAATCGGGCACGGCATTGAAGCGTTCACGGAATCACTGAAGCAAGGAAATAGCGGTGCGGCGAAGCTCGTCTTGCCCGCGCTGCCTGATTTTCCGGTTCAAGTCGGGGCACTGCTTGGTGAGTTCAATGTTGACTTTGCCTCCTATGAGCCGGATAGCGGCAGACTTGTCTCACAAGCCAAAAAAGGCTTCAACCGCATGAGCAAGTCGATGAAGACGACCATAATTGCCGCAATGGAAGCCTGGAGAATGGCAGAATTGCAGCAGAAAGAAATGGAGCCGGGCCGGATAGGTATAATCGTTGCCGGCAGCAATTTAACTACGGCTGTGCTGTATGACAATGTAGATAAATTCCGTCATTCTCCAGAGTATACGTCACCAAACTTGATCCTTCAGCAGATGGATACGAATTATGTCGGTGTCCTCAGCGAAATTTTCGGGATTCGGGGAGAAGGCTTCACAGTCGGCGGGGCTTCGGCAAGCGGGAATATGGCAATTATTCAGGCAGAACGGTTGATTAGGCACGGTTACATCGATGCCTGTCTGGTAGCGGGTCCCATGGCGGACTTAACTCCAATGGAATTATATGGATATTTTAATATGGGCGCACTGGGCGGCAGGAGCTTTACGGAGAATCCAGTTGCGGCAAGCCGCCCTTTTGACCCTTCCCACGAAGGGTTTATTTATGGTCAAGCCAGCGGCTGCCTCTTGCTGGAATCCAGGGAACATGCGGAGAAGCGAGGCGTTGCCGTATGGGCGGAGATAGCCGGAACGGCCTCGCAACTGGACGGAAATCGGTCATCCGATCCGAGCACGGATGGGGAAGCACAAGTCATGGAGCGTTGTATTTTGCAGGCCCGCAAATCTATCGGGGAAATACAATATATCAATACACATGGCACTTCGACGCCTCTCGGCGACCGTACGGAATTAGCTGCCATCCGCCAGGTGTTCCAGGAAGAAACGTCAATGATCTGGTTGAATTCGACCAAATGTTTGACGGGGCACTGCCTGTATTCCGCAGGGATTGTTGAGGCCATAGCGACAGTACAGCAAATGGTTCACGGATTCCTGCATCCGAATATTAACCTCGAGCAGCCGATTGATGAGCGGTTCCGTTTCACAGGGAAGACTGCCGAACAATATCAAGTGGAGGCAGCACTTAGCAATTCTTTTGGCTTTGGCGGAGTGAACTCCAGCATTCTATTTACAAGGGGTTGA
- a CDS encoding acyl carrier protein, translating into MNKEYVLELLKDCITETLEDVDVNNIRQDQSLKDLGANSLDRMDIILTVMEKLEIKVPLVEMAQTRSIQELAEFLFQKKAALQ; encoded by the coding sequence ATGAATAAGGAATACGTATTGGAATTGCTGAAAGACTGCATTACAGAAACCTTGGAAGATGTTGATGTTAACAATATCCGGCAGGATCAGTCACTTAAAGATTTGGGTGCCAATTCATTGGACCGTATGGATATCATTCTGACAGTCATGGAGAAGCTGGAGATTAAAGTGCCGCTCGTTGAGATGGCCCAGACCCGAAGCATTCAAGAATTGGCAGAGTTCCTCTTCCAGAAGAAGGCTGCGCTTCAGTGA
- a CDS encoding SDR family NAD(P)-dependent oxidoreductase, with the protein MDMGLNNKTALVTGSTKGIGKAIAIELAKEGVNVLINGRNYEEVERTVNEIKSDFPATSPQNATADIVDIGQREALFEKYPNVDILVNNMGIYEIMQYEDVDDEVWEKYFRTNVLAANGLSKFYLPKMLKNDYGRIIFIASEEAIMPSGQMPQYCMTKSMLLSLSKSLSKLTKGTEVTVNTIMPGPTLSENVHQIIEGMYPNEDMIFSEKEKEFMTTNLPQSEIQRFIKPIEIGRLAAFVCSPYASAFKGSPIRIDGGMVPTIF; encoded by the coding sequence ATGGATATGGGATTAAACAATAAAACAGCTTTAGTTACAGGATCAACGAAAGGTATAGGTAAAGCAATTGCTATTGAACTTGCCAAAGAAGGTGTTAATGTACTAATTAATGGACGAAATTATGAAGAGGTAGAACGAACCGTAAATGAAATTAAGTCAGATTTCCCGGCTACCTCTCCTCAAAATGCTACAGCCGATATTGTGGATATTGGGCAAAGAGAAGCTTTATTTGAAAAATATCCCAATGTTGATATTTTAGTTAATAACATGGGTATTTATGAAATCATGCAATATGAGGACGTTGACGATGAAGTATGGGAAAAATATTTCCGTACTAATGTTCTTGCTGCAAATGGATTATCTAAATTTTATTTACCTAAAATGTTGAAAAATGATTATGGCCGCATTATCTTTATTGCGAGTGAAGAAGCCATTATGCCTTCAGGACAAATGCCTCAGTATTGTATGACAAAATCAATGCTATTATCATTGTCAAAAAGCTTATCTAAATTAACAAAAGGAACAGAAGTTACAGTCAATACGATCATGCCAGGACCAACACTCTCTGAAAATGTGCATCAAATAATTGAGGGTATGTACCCTAATGAAGATATGATTTTTTCAGAAAAAGAGAAAGAATTTATGACTACAAACCTACCTCAATCTGAAATACAGCGATTTATCAAGCCTATTGAAATAGGTAGACTAGCTGCATTTGTATGTAGTCCTTATGCATCCGCATTTAAAGGTTCTCCAATCCGTATAGATGGGGGAATGGTACCGACTATTTTTTAA
- the loaP gene encoding antiterminator LoaP yields MVNWYALFVESGKEDLVQKHLHLKFDQCALQTLVPRRKITEKKQGIVKHVFKKMFPGYVFIQTEMDSVIYNDIKSTPRIFTLVNIGKYYEGKETHFSSIALEEMDVILKLVGPGGCIDYSTVHVDKDSKVSVISGPLKGFEGIIKKIDKHKNRAKIVINLLNQNLTVDVGIEVLREVL; encoded by the coding sequence ATGGTTAATTGGTATGCCTTGTTTGTCGAAAGTGGTAAAGAAGATCTCGTGCAGAAGCATCTCCATTTGAAATTCGATCAATGTGCATTGCAAACCCTGGTTCCCAGAAGAAAAATTACGGAGAAGAAACAAGGCATAGTTAAACATGTGTTCAAAAAAATGTTTCCGGGGTATGTTTTTATTCAAACGGAAATGGACAGTGTCATTTACAATGACATTAAAAGCACTCCACGGATATTCACGCTGGTTAACATCGGTAAATATTACGAAGGTAAGGAAACCCATTTTTCAAGCATTGCTCTTGAAGAAATGGACGTGATATTAAAGCTGGTCGGCCCCGGAGGGTGCATTGATTACTCTACCGTTCACGTCGACAAGGACTCCAAGGTCTCTGTTATTTCAGGCCCTCTCAAGGGCTTTGAAGGCATCATTAAAAAGATTGACAAGCATAAAAACAGGGCAAAAATCGTAATTAACTTGCTCAATCAGAATCTGACCGTTGATGTAGGCATAGAAGTCCTTCGTGAAGTATTATAA
- the fabD gene encoding ACP S-malonyltransferase → MTTYLFPGQGSQFKGMGEELFENFKEYVETADDILGYSLQQLCLEDPERKLGLTQYTQPALYVVNALSYLQVLRETGIKPDYLAGHSLGEYNALFAAEAFDFATGLQLVQRRGRLMGTVSGGGMAAVLGLEEEAVHAILQDERFNRIDIANLNTPKQIVISGPQADIEQAKEVFENAGAYNYVILAVSGAFHSRYMESVKLEFKDYLAGFSFSPLKIPVISNVLARPYIDESVKSILADQITSSVKWTESIRYLMGKGEMEYKQVGPGHVMDGLVKTIQRDAEPLVVVEPMVVNEPKKTAEGIEPEARVQAQDQIQTDSSPLASAPAAAQDLLTDQLGSTEFKEDYQLKYAYWIGAMGRGISSKEFVVAMSKHGMMSCLGTEGLKLDEIRASLDYLRQELGGRHPFAVNVMYEYSNPRREEQLLELLINQGVQSIEASSYISLSAALVKFRVQGLRRDSAGRVVPARRILLKASRPEIAEIYLSPPPRNVVDKLLEEQWITAEEAQLSYEIPMIDDLCVLGDCGGYTDQGTALAIFPLILKLARDAQRKFGYKKRVRIGLGGGLGTPEAAAAAFVLGADFIVTGSINQCTVEANTSELVKDILQQISVQDTGYAPSEHMFEIGARVQVVKKGVFFPVRANKLYETYRQFGALEEISDSLRSQLEDKYFKKSFSAAYQELKLQLEPDEIAKAEQNPKVKMALLFRSYLSGSYQLALKGFKERKVDFQIYSGSALGAFNHWVKGTPLEDWRQRHAWAIGEKIMTDAASLLNERFQWRNTNSLEQVSTKF, encoded by the coding sequence ATGACAACGTATCTGTTCCCCGGTCAAGGCTCTCAGTTCAAGGGCATGGGAGAGGAATTATTTGAGAACTTCAAAGAATATGTTGAGACCGCGGATGACATTCTGGGCTATTCTCTACAACAGTTATGCCTGGAAGACCCGGAGCGGAAATTGGGACTTACCCAGTATACCCAGCCTGCCCTATATGTCGTGAATGCCTTGAGTTACCTGCAAGTTCTAAGAGAGACGGGGATTAAGCCCGACTACCTCGCGGGCCATAGCTTGGGAGAATACAATGCTTTGTTCGCAGCGGAAGCCTTTGATTTTGCCACCGGGCTCCAGCTTGTCCAAAGAAGAGGGAGGCTGATGGGTACCGTCTCAGGCGGCGGAATGGCTGCTGTACTGGGTCTTGAAGAAGAGGCGGTTCATGCTATTTTGCAGGATGAGAGATTTAATCGAATTGATATTGCCAATCTGAATACACCGAAGCAAATTGTGATATCCGGTCCTCAAGCTGATATTGAGCAGGCTAAAGAGGTGTTTGAAAATGCAGGCGCTTACAACTATGTTATCCTGGCGGTAAGCGGAGCGTTTCATTCCCGGTATATGGAATCGGTGAAATTGGAATTCAAAGATTATCTAGCAGGGTTTTCTTTCTCTCCGCTTAAAATCCCTGTCATTTCTAATGTTCTTGCCAGACCTTATATTGATGAATCTGTCAAAAGCATTCTGGCGGATCAGATTACAAGCTCTGTGAAGTGGACGGAAAGCATCCGCTACCTCATGGGAAAAGGGGAGATGGAGTATAAGCAGGTCGGGCCGGGTCATGTGATGGATGGGCTTGTGAAGACGATCCAACGGGATGCGGAGCCACTGGTCGTTGTTGAGCCAATGGTCGTTAATGAACCGAAGAAGACCGCCGAAGGAATTGAACCTGAAGCCCGGGTTCAGGCTCAGGACCAAATCCAGACTGACAGCAGTCCGCTTGCTTCCGCGCCCGCAGCTGCCCAAGATTTGTTGACGGACCAGCTCGGCAGTACGGAATTTAAAGAGGATTACCAATTGAAATACGCTTATTGGATTGGAGCCATGGGCCGGGGAATTTCTTCCAAGGAGTTTGTTGTGGCAATGAGCAAGCATGGCATGATGAGCTGTCTCGGTACGGAAGGGCTGAAATTGGATGAGATCAGAGCGTCGCTTGATTATTTGAGACAAGAGCTGGGCGGCCGGCATCCGTTTGCCGTCAATGTAATGTATGAATACAGCAACCCGAGACGTGAGGAGCAACTGCTGGAGCTGTTGATCAACCAAGGGGTTCAGAGTATCGAGGCTTCCAGCTACATTAGTCTAAGTGCCGCATTGGTTAAGTTCAGAGTTCAAGGCCTCAGAAGAGATTCCGCAGGCCGGGTTGTTCCGGCCCGGAGAATTCTGCTCAAGGCTTCACGGCCCGAGATTGCAGAGATTTATCTGAGCCCTCCCCCAAGGAACGTGGTGGATAAACTGCTGGAGGAGCAATGGATCACCGCCGAGGAAGCACAGTTGTCATATGAAATCCCTATGATTGATGATCTATGTGTGCTGGGCGATTGCGGAGGATATACCGATCAGGGCACGGCACTGGCGATTTTCCCGCTAATCTTGAAGCTGGCCAGGGATGCACAGCGCAAATTCGGTTACAAGAAGAGAGTTAGAATAGGACTCGGCGGAGGATTAGGGACGCCGGAAGCAGCGGCAGCGGCATTCGTGCTCGGTGCCGATTTTATTGTGACGGGATCGATTAATCAATGTACGGTGGAAGCCAATACGAGTGAACTGGTCAAAGATATTTTGCAGCAAATTAGTGTGCAGGACACCGGGTACGCCCCTTCGGAGCATATGTTCGAGATCGGAGCCAGAGTGCAGGTTGTCAAAAAGGGAGTGTTCTTTCCTGTCCGGGCTAACAAGCTGTATGAGACTTACCGGCAATTCGGCGCTTTGGAGGAGATCAGTGACTCTTTAAGGTCACAACTCGAAGATAAGTATTTTAAGAAAAGTTTCTCAGCCGCTTATCAAGAACTCAAATTGCAGCTCGAACCGGACGAAATTGCCAAAGCGGAACAAAACCCGAAGGTTAAGATGGCCCTGTTGTTCCGCTCGTATTTGAGCGGCAGCTATCAGTTGGCTTTAAAGGGGTTCAAAGAACGGAAAGTGGATTTTCAGATTTACAGCGGTTCCGCGCTTGGTGCATTTAATCATTGGGTGAAGGGAACTCCTTTGGAGGATTGGCGCCAGCGGCATGCCTGGGCCATTGGAGAGAAGATCATGACCGATGCGGCCAGCCTGCTGAATGAGCGTTTTCAGTGGAGAAACACGAACAGTCTTGAACAAGTGTCTACTAAATTTTAA
- a CDS encoding enoyl-CoA hydratase-related protein: MTMNTLLVERMSYGTQITLNRRAARNSINRELLLELNTLLDELEGDPCKIIVLQGQPGYFCTGMDFSEVTETSARGDDGATLELSTLYMHTLKRISLFPKVIISVVDGEAIAGGLGIMAASDLVIATPRSRFALSEALWGLLPSMAVPYIMRRTGYQKAYVLSLTTMPVGAEAALSMNLIDEIHDSPPESIHQFSQRLLRIKSETVLNMKAYFRKLWLIDNEMEEMAIERTNSLVSDPRIKEDIRNYLLYKKFPWE, encoded by the coding sequence ATGACCATGAATACCTTACTAGTCGAACGTATGAGCTATGGAACCCAGATCACCTTGAACCGGAGAGCGGCCCGGAACAGCATTAACAGGGAACTGCTGCTGGAATTAAACACGCTGCTGGATGAGCTGGAAGGAGATCCCTGCAAGATCATTGTCTTGCAGGGACAGCCGGGTTATTTTTGTACAGGGATGGATTTCTCGGAAGTTACTGAAACCTCTGCCCGGGGGGACGACGGTGCCACGCTGGAATTGAGTACGTTATACATGCATACACTCAAACGTATTTCGTTATTTCCCAAAGTTATTATCTCTGTAGTGGATGGTGAAGCCATTGCCGGCGGTTTAGGGATTATGGCCGCATCTGACTTGGTTATTGCCACCCCCAGATCAAGGTTCGCTCTTTCCGAAGCGTTATGGGGACTGTTGCCTTCGATGGCGGTACCCTATATCATGCGCAGAACCGGTTATCAGAAAGCTTATGTCCTGTCGTTAACCACAATGCCGGTTGGTGCAGAAGCGGCCTTGTCCATGAATCTCATCGATGAAATCCATGATTCTCCGCCAGAGAGCATTCACCAGTTCAGCCAAAGGCTGCTCAGAATAAAATCGGAAACGGTTCTTAACATGAAAGCCTATTTCCGCAAGCTTTGGCTGATTGACAATGAGATGGAAGAAATGGCAATCGAAAGAACGAACAGCCTGGTATCAGACCCGCGGATTAAAGAAGACATCCGAAACTATCTGCTCTACAAAAAATTTCCGTGGGAATAG
- a CDS encoding MBL fold metallo-hydrolase, with protein sequence MNNGYEIHELKTGFFHFLNYSYIIVDKATRYAGIVDPAWEIRKFTDLLKRLNVEVSSILLTHSHDDHVNLVQPLINLYQPKVYMSNIEIDYYHYQSPNLIGFQHMDHISIGDTVIECLLTPGHTAGSTCYLLTDSMFSGDTVFIEGCGICNCPGGSPSDMYESIQMIKSYVPDHVKIYPGHSFGKSAGHTLGSLKEDNIYFQIYKKSHFVDFRMRANQKNIFSFK encoded by the coding sequence TTGAATAATGGCTATGAGATTCATGAGCTCAAAACAGGTTTTTTTCATTTTCTCAACTACAGCTACATTATTGTAGATAAGGCCACCAGATATGCGGGAATTGTAGATCCAGCTTGGGAAATCAGGAAATTCACGGACCTGCTGAAGAGGTTGAACGTTGAAGTGTCCTCGATATTGTTGACACATTCTCACGATGATCATGTGAATCTTGTCCAGCCCTTGATAAATTTGTATCAGCCCAAGGTGTATATGTCGAACATCGAAATTGACTATTATCACTATCAAAGTCCCAATCTCATCGGTTTCCAGCACATGGACCACATCAGTATCGGGGATACCGTCATAGAATGCCTGTTAACTCCAGGACATACGGCGGGCAGCACCTGCTACCTGCTGACAGACAGTATGTTTTCCGGGGATACGGTATTTATTGAAGGCTGCGGCATCTGCAATTGCCCGGGAGGCTCACCTTCCGACATGTATGAGAGCATACAAATGATTAAGAGCTATGTGCCTGATCATGTGAAAATATACCCAGGGCATTCGTTCGGCAAAAGCGCGGGTCATACCCTCGGCAGTCTTAAAGAAGATAATATTTATTTTCAGATTTATAAAAAAAGCCATTTTGTGGATTTTCGCATGCGTGCAAATCAGAAAAATATTTTCAGCTTTAAATAA
- a CDS encoding acyltransferase domain-containing protein, with product MNPSIVFLFSGQGSQYYQMGNHLFQGNSTFRSYMHMLDEQVQQHMGFSLLHELYDTGRKATEVFDHLPLTHLSIFMVEYALARTLMDEGIIPEYVLGTSLGEFAAAAVAGMITVEQAVDMLVAQVRYIEEGCEQGGMLAIIGDPGLFSQIPYIHEKCSLVSENYNMHFVISGSTGDLEKVVHELDKRHILSVKLPVRYAFHSPMLNGAGSRYKMYLSSMSFQAPQISFISSLYGKEISRLPEAYFWNVIRYPILFREAISGLEQSAPHLYVDTGPSGTLATMVKYNLSQASVSQPHTILTPFSREFNIDTLKKTLMLSKN from the coding sequence GTGAATCCGTCCATCGTATTCCTGTTCTCAGGTCAAGGTTCTCAATATTACCAAATGGGCAACCATTTGTTTCAGGGGAATTCTACATTCAGAAGCTATATGCACATGCTCGATGAGCAGGTTCAGCAGCACATGGGTTTCAGTCTGCTGCATGAACTGTATGATACTGGCCGGAAGGCCACAGAGGTATTTGATCATTTACCGTTAACCCATCTATCCATATTCATGGTGGAATACGCCCTTGCGCGCACTTTGATGGATGAAGGGATCATTCCGGAGTATGTGCTGGGAACAAGTCTGGGAGAGTTCGCCGCGGCGGCAGTCGCAGGGATGATTACAGTGGAGCAGGCCGTAGATATGCTTGTAGCTCAAGTCCGGTATATCGAAGAGGGCTGCGAACAAGGGGGAATGCTGGCTATTATCGGTGATCCCGGGCTGTTCAGCCAAATACCGTATATTCATGAAAAATGCAGCTTGGTATCAGAAAATTACAACATGCATTTTGTCATATCGGGCAGTACAGGCGATCTGGAAAAAGTGGTGCATGAGTTGGATAAGCGCCATATCCTCTCCGTTAAGCTGCCAGTGCGGTATGCCTTTCATTCTCCAATGCTCAACGGGGCCGGTTCCAGGTACAAAATGTATTTAAGCTCTATGAGCTTTCAAGCGCCTCAGATCTCTTTTATATCCAGCTTGTATGGAAAAGAAATCTCCCGGCTGCCGGAAGCTTATTTCTGGAATGTAATCCGATATCCTATTCTGTTCCGTGAGGCTATATCCGGCCTGGAGCAGTCTGCTCCGCACTTGTACGTTGATACGGGCCCTTCCGGCACCCTCGCTACAATGGTCAAGTACAACCTGTCACAAGCTTCTGTGTCGCAGCCGCATACGATATTAACACCGTTCAGCCGTGAATTTAACATAGACACTCTGAAGAAGACGCTGATGTTATCCAAAAATTAG